Part of the Hemitrygon akajei chromosome 16, sHemAka1.3, whole genome shotgun sequence genome is shown below.
CGGGTTTGTTATTTGAGAAGGGATTAGGCAAACTGAGCCTCTATTCTCGTGAATTTAGAAGATTAAAAAGTGATctctttaaaacaaaatactttGACGGCTCAATAGGGTAAACATATAATGCAATGTTAGTTCTGTTCTGCTTCAAGGAAATGTCTGAGGAGAACTAATCTGATTGGATAAAGGCTTTTGTTATTTTATGTGATTGGCTAAGAGGCAGTGTTTCTGATTGGTGAAAAGCAGGACGACCGACAGAATGGTGCTCTCTGATTGGATTCTCTTGGTTCTTTCCCAAAGGCGGGAAGGGCCGGCGATGGAGGATTTGGAGAGCGCGGTGGCGGACGAGCGTGATCAGGAGAACCGGCAAAGCGTGCAGCTCGACGCCGAGGCTGAGGCGGAGCGGCCGAACTCGGGCGCACAACAGAAACTGCTCCGCCTGCCGCTGAGCCGTATCAAGGGGCTGATAAAAGCGGATCCCGAGGTGACGCTGGCGAGTCAGGAGGCCGTATTCGCCATCGGCAAGGCCACGGTGAGTAATCCTGCTGGGTTTCGGGCATTGCCTCCAGCCTGGAAACACCTGCCTTGGTGTCCCCTGATCGGGGCTTGGACACCCTCGATTCTGCTCCTGCTTTGGCAGCCGAGGTCCGTCCCACTGGCGCCCTGGACCAGTCTCCTCAAGGTCTCTGGTCTATAGCACACTAAAATTTCCTTTGGAAATATAATCAACGACATCAGAGCAATGGAGGTTAGAAAACGGGGGGACAGTCAGGGGATCCAGGCCGCTTCTAATTCATGATGTTGAAACTATAGTTAAGTGAGTGGTAATGTTACTTAAACAATTACTCATCCTTCTACTTTTGGAT
Proteins encoded:
- the pole4 gene encoding DNA polymerase epsilon subunit 4 isoform X2 yields the protein MKREGPAMEDLESAVADERDQENRQSVQLDAEAEAERPNSGAQQKLLRLPLSRIKGLIKADPEVTLASQEAVFAIGKATELFVEVIAKDACTYALQAKRKTIQRKDLDNAVDAADEFAFLEGTLE
- the pole4 gene encoding DNA polymerase epsilon subunit 4 isoform X4; protein product: MKREGPAMEDLESAVADERDQENRQSVQLDAEAEAERPNSGAQQKLLRLPLSRIKGLIKADPEVTLASQEAVFAIGKATELFVEVIAKDACTYALQAKRKTIQRKDLGTLE
- the pole4 gene encoding DNA polymerase epsilon subunit 4 isoform X1 → MKREGPAMEDLESAVADERDQENRQSVQLDAEAEAERPNSGAQQKLLRLPLSRIKGLIKADPEVTLASQEAVFAIGKATELFVEVIAKDACTYALQAKRKTIQRKDLDNAVDAADEFAFLEGKFVL
- the pole4 gene encoding DNA polymerase epsilon subunit 4 isoform X3 translates to MEDLESAVADERDQENRQSVQLDAEAEAERPNSGAQQKLLRLPLSRIKGLIKADPEVTLASQEAVFAIGKATELFVEVIAKDACTYALQAKRKTIQRKDLDNAVDAADEFAFLEGKFVL